The following proteins are encoded in a genomic region of Paenibacillus sp. FSL H3-0469:
- a CDS encoding response regulator transcription factor, whose product MRPNILIIDDDEKITSMLRRGLAFEGYDVKTASNGADGLRAVLNSDPDVVILDVMMPQVDGFEVCRRLREGGSSVPVLMLTAKDEIEHRVKGLDLGADDYLVKPFALEELLARVRALLRRKSEQGGSTDQAVTYEDITLDVDSREVTRAGRRLELTAKEFELLHLFMQNPKRVLSRDLIMDKIWGYDYSGESNVLEVYIAMLRQKTEEHGGKRLIQTIRGAGYILRGD is encoded by the coding sequence ATGCGACCGAATATACTGATAATTGATGATGATGAGAAAATAACCTCAATGCTCCGCCGAGGGCTGGCCTTTGAGGGCTATGATGTCAAGACCGCGTCCAACGGGGCAGACGGGCTGCGTGCCGTTCTGAATAGTGATCCCGATGTTGTCATTCTGGACGTTATGATGCCCCAGGTGGACGGATTCGAGGTCTGCCGCCGTCTGCGGGAGGGCGGAAGCAGTGTTCCTGTGCTGATGCTGACCGCCAAGGATGAAATCGAGCACCGGGTGAAGGGGCTGGACCTCGGCGCAGATGACTATCTGGTGAAGCCGTTTGCCCTGGAGGAACTGCTGGCCAGAGTCCGGGCGCTGCTCCGGCGCAAAAGCGAGCAGGGCGGAAGCACGGATCAGGCGGTCACTTATGAGGATATTACGCTGGACGTGGATTCCCGCGAAGTGACCCGTGCCGGACGGCGTCTGGAGCTGACGGCGAAGGAATTCGAGCTGCTGCATCTGTTCATGCAGAATCCGAAGCGGGTGCTCTCCCGCGATCTCATTATGGATAAGATCTGGGGCTATGATTACAGCGGGGAATCGAATGTCCTGGAGGTATATATTGCAATGCTGCGCCAGAAGACAGAGGAGCATGGCGGCAAGCGACTGATTCAGACGATCCGGGGAGCCGGTTACATCCTAAGAGGTGACTAA